In Erigeron canadensis isolate Cc75 chromosome 7, C_canadensis_v1, whole genome shotgun sequence, one DNA window encodes the following:
- the LOC122606651 gene encoding flavonoid 3'-monooxygenase-like, with amino-acid sequence MTILSFIIYTCIIALVLYVLVNLLAHNPNRLPPGPTPWPIVGNLPHLKGTIPHHTLAALATKYGPLVHLRLGFVDVVVASSPSVAAQFLKVHDSKFANRPPTAGAKHIAYNYQDMVFAPYGPQWIMFRKICNDHLFSYKALDDFRHVRQEEVAILARGLAGAGPSKVELGQPLNMCNANTLARMMLHKRVFGDESGGDDPKANELREMVSEVMFLAGHFTIGDYIPLLDWLDLQGIVKKMKKLHARFDKFLDIILDEHKVIASSGRYTDMLSTLISLKDDTSVDHQRKPSYIEIKALLLNLFIAGTDTTSNTVEWAIAELIRQPDLLKRAQEEMDSVVGQDRLVTEMDLRQLTFLQAVVKEAYRLHPSTPLSVPRMASESCEVDGYYIPRGSTLLVNIWAIGRHPGVWTDPHEFRPTRFLPGGEKPGTVVKANDFEVLPFGAGRRICAGMSLALRMVPLLIGTLVQAFDWELADGIKPNKLSMDEAFGLSVQRAEPLMVHPRPRLPPHVYKNNG; translated from the exons atgacgaTTTTAAGCTTTATTATCTACACATGTATTATTGCTTTAGTGCTCTATGTATTGGTTAACCTTTTGGCCCATAACCCAAACCGGCTTCCGCCAGGTCCAACCCCATGGCCCATCGTTGGAAACCTACCACACCTTAAAGGTACAATTCCACATCACACACTGGCGGCACTGGCAACAAAGTATGGCCCATTGGTGCATCTCCGACTTGGTTTCGTTGACGTGGTGGTGGCCTCTTCTCCGTCCGTTGCTGCACAGTTCTTAAAGGTTCATGACTCCAAATTCGCCAACAGGCCACCAACAGCTGGAGCTAAACACATCGCCTATAATTATCAGGATATGGTTTTTGCACCATATGGACCTCAGTGGATTATGTTTCGAAAGATTTGTAACGATCACCTGTTTTCTTACAAAGCTCTCGATGATTTCCGCCATGTTCGGCAGG AGGAAGTCGCAATACTAGCACGCGGTTTGGCTGGTGCGGGTCCATCAAAAGTTGAATTAGGCCAACCACTTAACATGTGCAACGCCAACACATTAGCACGAATGATGCTACACAAGAGAGTATTTGGCGATGAAAGTGGAGGCGATGACCCAAAGGCAAATGAGCTCAGAGAAATGGTGTCTGAGGTGATGTTTTTGGCTGGACACTTCACCATTGGTGACTACATCCCACTTCTTGACTGGCTTGACCTGCAAGGCATtgtgaaaaagatgaaaaaactTCACGCTAGATTCGATAAGTTTCTTGACATAATCTTGGATGAACATAAAGTTATAGCGTCGTCAGGCCGTTACACAGACATGTTGAGCACATTGATTTCACTCAAGGATGATACCAGTGTGGATCACCAAAGGAAACCTTCCTACATCGAAATCAAGGCTCTGCTTCTG AATTTATTCATAGCGGGAACTGACACAACATCTAATACCGTGGAATGGGCAATAGCAGAACTCATTCGCCAACCCGATCTACTGAAACGAGCCCAAGAAGAAATGGACAGTGTAGTTGGTCAAGACCGGCTAGTTACCGAAATGGACCTGAGACAACTGACATTTCTCCAAGCTGTTGTGAAGGAAGCCTATAGGCTCCACCCATCGACGCCACTTTCTGTGCCAAGGATGGCATCAGAGAGTTGTGAGGTAGATGGGTATTACATACCTAGGGGATCTACACTCCTTGTTAACATATGGGCTATTGGCCGACACCCAGGAGTGTGGACCGACCCACATGAATTTCGGCCCACTCGGTTCTTACCTGGCGGTGAAAAGCCCGGTACTGTCGTCAAGGCAAATGATTTTGAAGTCTTGCCATTTGGGGCTGGACGAAGGATTTGTGCTGGCATGAGCCTAGCATTGAGAATGGTTCCATTGCTCATTGGAACCTTGGTTCAAGCCTTTGATTGGGAGTTGGCTGATGGTATAAAGCCAAATAAGCTTAGCATGGATGAAGCCTTTGGTCTAAGTGTTCAAAGGGCTGAACCATTGATGGTGCACCCAAGGCCGAGGTTACCTCCCCATGTATACAAAAATAACGGTTAA
- the LOC122606657 gene encoding caffeic acid 3-O-methyltransferase-like, whose protein sequence is MELSKEVYKMSEDEKVLRRVNQIATQMVLPMVMRSAIELDLFEIMAKTPGGQFSCHDLASSLPRQNQQTSVLIERILQFLASESILTSTLVEDEKGESKKLYGMTAVSNKFVRNADGTSHASLIFLGCDKVNMDCWYHLKDAVIEGGTPFSKAHGTSLFEYIPKDNRFKEVFNKCMHDNTRMAMKMILEKYKGFEGVKTLVDVGGGLGSNLELIVSKYPNIKGINFDLPHVIKNASPYPGVDHVGGDMFKSVPKGDVIFMKWILHDWGDNNCIKLLKNCWAALPERGKVVVVEVVIPDPESDTSYPIEAFETVFAHDMLMLLAPGGKERTMKEYNTLAKEAGFTSFQTVCRTSTFWIMEFYKNI, encoded by the exons ATGGAGTTATCAAAAGAAGTTTACAAGATGTCTGAAGATGAGAAGGTGCTACGAAGAGTGAACCAAATAGCTACTCAAATGGTTCTTCCAATGGTCATGAGATCTGCTATAGAACTTGATCTTTTTGAGATTATGGCCAAGACCCCGGGTGGTCAATTTTCTTGCCATGATCTTGCTTCTAGCCTTCCTAGACAAAACCAACAAACCTCGGTTTTAATAGAACGTATTCTTCAGTTTCTTGCATCAGAATCCATTCTCACATCAACCCTTGTTGAGGATGAAAAAGGAGAATCTAAGAAGCTATATGGTATGACAGCAGTGTCCAATAAGTTTGTTCGAAATGCAGACGGGACATCTCATGCTTCTCTGATTTTTCTTGGCTGTGATAAAGTAAACATGGATTGTTG GTATCACCTGAAAGATGCAGTGATTGAGGGAGGGACTCCATTTAGCAAAGCCCATGGGACGAGTCTGTTTGAGTACATTCCAAAAGACAACAGATTCAAAGAGGTATTCAACAAATGCATGCATGACAACACGAGAATGGCGATGAAGATGATTCTTGAAAAGTACAAAGGATTTGAAGGAGTAAAAACCTTGGTTGATGTAGGTGGTGGTTTAGGTTCTAACCTTGAGCTTATTGTTTCCAAGTACCCTAATATTAAGGGCATTAACTTTGACCTCCCCCATGTCATCAAAAATGCATCTCCATATCCAG GCGTAGATCATGTCGGAGGAGATATGTTTAAGAGTGTTCCTAAAGGGGATGTTATTTTCATGAAG TGGATACTTCACGACTGGGGCGACAATAATTGTATCAAGCTTCTAAAGAACTGTTGGGCTGCTTTGCCAGAGCGTGgtaaggtggtggtggtggaagtAGTCATACCTGACCCTGAAAGTGATACTAGTTACCCCATTGAAGCTTTTGAGACTGTCTTTGCTCATGATATGCTAATGTTACTTGCCCCTGGTGGCAAAGAGCGAACTATGAAAGAATACAATACTTTGGCAAAGGAGGCCGGGTTCACTTCTTTTCAAACAGTTTGCAGGACTTCTACTTTCTGGATCATGGAATTCTACAAAAACATTTGA
- the LOC122606653 gene encoding caffeic acid 3-O-methyltransferase-like: MATPEEHYDMSEEEKGLLRVNQINGGIVLPMVIKTAIELDLFEIMARTPGGQFSCYDIASSLPRQTQQTPVLIERILRFLASESVLTSTYVKDEHGECKMLYGMTAVSNNYVRNPDGTSHASSLLLIYDKVLVDCWYHLKDAVVEGGVPFDKAHGMNAFEYPAKDNRFNEVFNRCMYDNTRIVMKMILEKYNGFEGVKNLVDVGGGLGANLEIIVSKYPEIKGINFDLPHVIKDAPPYAGVKHVGGDMFKSVPNGDVIFMKWILHDWDDNYCIKLLKNCWTALPECGKVVVIEAVLPDPESDTTSYTDEVSKNAIGGDMVMLIANPGGKERTIKEFNALATQAGFGPMKIICTVATFWIMEFYKNT, from the exons ATGGCCACACCAGAAGAACATTACGATATGTCCGAGGAAGAAAAAGGACTGTTAAGAGTGAACCAAATAAATGGTGGAATAGTACTTCCAATGGTCATAAAAACTGCTATAGAACTTGATCTTTTTGAGATTATGGCCAGGACTCCTGGTGGTCAATTTTCTTGCTATGATATTGCTTCTAGCCTTCCTAGACAAACCCAACAAACCCCGGTGCTGATAGAACGGATTCTCCGGTTTCTTGCTAGTGAATCAGTTCTTACGTCCACATATGTTAAGGATGAACATGGGGAATGTAAGATGTTATATGGTATGACTGCAGTGTCTAATAACTATGTTCGGAACCCAGACGGGACGTCTCATGCTTCGTCACTTCTCCTTATCTATGATAAGGTACTCGTCGATTGTTG GTATCACCTAAAAGATGCAGTCGTTGAAGGAGGTGTCCCATTTGACAAAGCCCATGGAATGAATGCGTTTGAGTACCCTGCAAAAGACAATAGATTCAATGAGGTATTCAACAGATGCATGTATGACAACACGAGAATAGTGATGAAGATGATTCTTGAAAAGTATAACGGATTTGAAGGGGTAAAAAACTTGGTTGATGTAGGTGGCGGTTTAGGTGCTAACCTTGAGATCATCGTTTCCAAGTACCCTGAGATTAAGGGCATTAATTTTGATTTGCCCCACGTCATCAAGGATGCACCTCCATATGCAG GTGTGAAGCATGTTGGAGGAGATATGTTCAAGAGTGTTCCTAATGGAGATGTTATTTTTATGAAG TGGATACTGCATGACTGGGACGACAATTAttgtatcaagcttctcaagaaTTGTTGGACGGCTTTGCCAGAGTGTGGTAAGGTGGTGGTGATAGAAGCAGTCTTACCCGACCCCGAAAGTGATACTACTAGCTACACCGATGAAGTTTCGAAGAATGCCATTGGTGGTGATATGGTAATGTTGATCGCCAACCCTGGTGGTAAAGAGCGAACTATAAAAGAATTCAATGCATTGGCTACACAAGCTGGGTTCGGTCCAATGAAAATTATTTGTACGGTTGCTACATTTTGGATCATGGAATTCTACAAAAATACTTGA